The following are encoded in a window of Gramella sp. MT6 genomic DNA:
- a CDS encoding helix-turn-helix domain-containing protein, whose protein sequence is MKYKKVKPFKELEPYIHFYWELKGNEVERQWERVFPDGCAGIVMNLGDTCLTDNGSTKMEFGKTYVVGAMTSFKDSFIENDTHLIGVCLKPATFSNFYCYTSQNELTNDTVEFEKSNSFNVDKTIENPFNYFDLFYSERLITKANELQNVIDDIHLTNGQMSIYELSKRHFITTRQLERNFKRFIGLSPKEYSNIIRFQNALNVIKNSSENRSLLDIAFECGYYDHSHLNNEIKRNTGLPPSQLEMSYLYKAQLVV, encoded by the coding sequence ATGAAGTACAAAAAAGTAAAACCTTTCAAAGAATTAGAACCCTATATTCATTTCTATTGGGAACTGAAAGGAAACGAAGTTGAAAGACAATGGGAACGGGTTTTTCCAGATGGCTGTGCCGGTATTGTAATGAATTTGGGAGACACTTGTTTGACTGACAACGGATCGACTAAAATGGAATTTGGGAAAACTTATGTTGTAGGAGCAATGACTTCATTTAAAGACAGTTTTATTGAGAACGATACGCACCTAATAGGTGTTTGTTTAAAACCTGCAACTTTTTCAAATTTTTATTGCTATACTTCACAAAATGAACTGACTAACGACACCGTTGAATTTGAAAAATCTAATTCATTTAATGTTGATAAAACAATAGAGAATCCATTTAATTATTTTGACCTTTTTTATTCCGAAAGGTTAATTACCAAAGCCAATGAATTACAAAACGTTATTGATGATATTCATTTAACAAACGGACAAATGAGTATTTATGAACTTTCAAAAAGACATTTCATAACGACAAGACAATTGGAGCGAAACTTTAAAAGGTTCATTGGACTGTCACCAAAGGAATATTCGAACATTATTCGCTTTCAAAATGCTTTGAACGTAATCAAAAATTCAAGTGAAAATCGCAGTCTTTTAGATATTGCATTTGAGTGTGGTTATTATGACCATTCACATCTTAATAATGAAATCAAGCGAAATACAGGACTTCCACCATCACAGCTTGAAATGTCGTATTTATACAAAGCGCAATTGGTTGTCTAA
- a CDS encoding dihydrofolate reductase family protein: MRKISLFIATSLDGYIAKPNDDLSFLKLVEKEGEDYGYKEFTDTIDTLIIGRKTYDYVLKEIGSSFYDNGQRDVYVITRTPRPSVGRTTFHTGKLTDLVEQLKSENGKNIYCDGGAEVINELLKDDLIDEFIISVVPVLLGNGTRLFKDERPEQSLEFVKAKTFETGLAQLHYKRKE, translated from the coding sequence ATGCGAAAAATATCACTTTTCATTGCCACAAGTTTAGACGGCTACATTGCAAAACCTAATGACGATTTGAGTTTCTTAAAACTCGTAGAAAAAGAAGGTGAAGACTATGGTTATAAAGAATTTACGGATACCATTGACACTTTAATTATTGGTAGAAAAACTTATGATTATGTCCTTAAGGAAATTGGTTCATCATTTTACGACAATGGACAAAGGGACGTGTATGTGATAACAAGAACTCCTAGACCAAGTGTTGGTAGAACAACTTTTCACACAGGAAAATTGACCGATTTGGTAGAACAACTCAAATCTGAAAACGGAAAAAACATTTATTGTGATGGTGGTGCAGAAGTAATTAATGAACTATTAAAAGATGACTTGATTGATGAATTTATTATCTCTGTCGTTCCAGTTTTGTTAGGTAATGGTACAAGATTATTTAAAGACGAACGACCCGAACAGTCACTAGAATTTGTAAAAGCAAAAACATTTGAAACAGGATTAGCACAACTGCATTACAAACGAAAAGAATAA
- a CDS encoding Glu/Leu/Phe/Val dehydrogenase, whose protein sequence is MINTKKVIKQSMYETVMNQFNKTADIIHLNPNIRKILGITNNEIIVHFPVKMDNGKVEIFTGYRVQHNNALGPYKGGLRYHDTVDIDAAKALAMWMTWKTSLAGLPFGGAKGGIKIDPRNYSDSELERITRRFTYALGENIGPEHDIPAPDINTNSQTMAWIVDTYMSTISSSERSHNQHVVTGKPVGAGGLEGRDRATGFGVYLSIKLLLKTKNEELKDKKFIVQGFGNVGYWASHFLTQDGAKLIAVQDAHATLYNAKGIDTKALAQHCEPRKGSIKGFDGADEMQANDFFGLDCDFVIPAALGNQITAENAFKIKASIVAEGANGPTDKEGEQILLEKGITIIPDIFCNSGGVIGSYFEWLQNRNGELWQLDEVMSKIEKKLTENFHKINAEVNKRKVDWRTAAFILAISRVETAYVQRGIFP, encoded by the coding sequence ATGATAAACACTAAAAAAGTAATCAAACAATCGATGTATGAGACCGTAATGAACCAATTCAATAAAACGGCAGATATTATACATCTAAACCCTAACATTCGTAAGATCTTAGGGATAACTAATAATGAAATTATCGTGCATTTTCCGGTAAAAATGGACAATGGCAAGGTAGAAATTTTTACAGGATACCGGGTTCAGCACAACAATGCTTTGGGACCTTATAAGGGTGGTTTACGCTATCATGATACGGTAGATATTGATGCCGCCAAAGCATTGGCGATGTGGATGACCTGGAAAACTTCCCTGGCTGGTCTTCCGTTTGGTGGGGCTAAAGGCGGAATAAAAATCGATCCACGAAATTATTCCGATTCAGAATTAGAACGTATAACAAGACGTTTTACTTATGCTTTAGGTGAAAACATAGGACCCGAACATGATATTCCTGCTCCCGATATAAACACTAATTCGCAGACAATGGCATGGATCGTAGACACTTATATGTCTACTATTTCTTCTTCAGAAAGATCACACAATCAACATGTCGTCACTGGAAAACCGGTTGGTGCCGGAGGGCTGGAAGGTAGAGATAGGGCTACAGGATTTGGAGTCTATCTAAGTATCAAATTGTTATTAAAAACAAAAAATGAGGAATTAAAAGATAAAAAATTTATAGTCCAGGGCTTTGGGAATGTTGGATATTGGGCATCTCACTTTTTAACTCAAGATGGCGCTAAGTTAATAGCAGTGCAGGATGCTCACGCCACATTATACAATGCTAAGGGAATAGACACTAAAGCCCTGGCACAACATTGCGAACCCAGAAAGGGTTCGATTAAAGGATTTGACGGAGCAGATGAAATGCAGGCAAATGATTTCTTTGGATTGGACTGTGATTTTGTCATCCCTGCTGCCCTAGGAAATCAAATAACTGCAGAAAATGCATTTAAGATCAAAGCTTCGATAGTTGCCGAGGGAGCTAATGGTCCTACAGATAAAGAAGGAGAACAAATATTGCTTGAAAAAGGGATCACTATTATCCCTGATATCTTTTGTAATTCAGGAGGAGTAATTGGTAGTTATTTTGAGTGGCTACAAAATAGAAATGGTGAATTGTGGCAACTGGACGAAGTGATGTCAAAAATTGAGAAAAAGCTTACTGAAAATTTTCACAAAATTAATGCTGAAGTAAATAAACGCAAAGTGGATTGGAGAACAGCAGCTTTTATACTTGCTATATCCAGAGTAGAGACCGCTTATGTTCAAAGAGGAATCTTCCCTTAA
- a CDS encoding META domain-containing protein has translation MPQQDKSVYFMLNPEDKKLNGFSGCNNMMGTYSLKHGNQIRFTKIATTRMACPKTDIDESKVLKIFEITDNYTITGDTLRLHIGRRATLVVFIKNTPQITEKHWKLVELEGQPVKMVENQEKEVYFRLKTEENRVQGFAGCNSFNGTYSIEKENRIRFSQMAATLKVCPNVDINETEFLKVFQTADNYTVNEDTLRLNVGKRASLAVFEAVYFE, from the coding sequence GTGCCTCAACAAGATAAGTCGGTTTATTTTATGCTAAACCCTGAAGACAAGAAATTAAACGGTTTTTCAGGTTGTAATAATATGATGGGGACTTATTCTCTAAAACACGGAAACCAAATCCGTTTTACAAAAATCGCCACTACTCGAATGGCTTGTCCAAAAACAGATATTGATGAATCCAAGGTTTTAAAAATCTTTGAAATTACCGATAATTATACAATTACCGGAGACACATTAAGGCTACATATTGGCCGGCGGGCAACTTTGGTAGTTTTTATAAAAAACACACCCCAGATTACCGAAAAGCACTGGAAATTAGTAGAATTGGAAGGACAACCAGTAAAAATGGTCGAAAATCAGGAGAAAGAAGTTTATTTCCGACTTAAAACTGAAGAAAACAGAGTTCAGGGTTTTGCTGGCTGTAATTCTTTTAATGGAACCTATTCTATAGAAAAAGAAAATCGAATCCGTTTTTCACAAATGGCAGCTACTCTAAAAGTCTGTCCAAATGTTGATATAAATGAGACTGAATTTCTTAAAGTATTTCAAACGGCAGATAATTACACCGTCAATGAAGATACCTTAAGGCTAAATGTTGGCAAAAGAGCATCTTTAGCTGTTTTTGAAGCGGTATATTTTGAATAA
- a CDS encoding mechanosensitive ion channel family protein, translating into MEDFLEAYKPHIIYATIIIAAVVILHLLTNLFHKWLVRQEHKNFPGEKTAPVNLVKRVLNTLWLVLGLIALSFIFVEQEKYDSLISNFKLVLYLGFLAVFTIVAATSTNLWFKKSINKKIQNKYDPTSFKFLRYVAVFTIYFTGILFGLLAFPSLRGVAQTALGGAGVVAIVIGVASQEALANLVGGVFIISFKPFRVGDLIKVTDTMVGTVTDITLRHTVIRNFENKMIVIPNSIINKEKLINYDLGELKCCERIEIGISYDSDIDLAKKIMQEECENHPLIYDNRSALDKKDDHPIVKTAVLSLNDFSITIRAWAWGKTFDDCFELKISVLESIKKRFDKEGIEIPFPYRTIVMKDKKEINGTRKN; encoded by the coding sequence ATGGAAGATTTTCTTGAAGCTTATAAACCGCATATTATCTACGCAACTATAATAATTGCTGCAGTTGTAATATTGCATCTTCTAACTAACTTATTTCATAAATGGTTGGTAAGGCAGGAACATAAAAATTTTCCTGGTGAGAAAACAGCACCGGTAAATTTGGTAAAACGTGTGCTGAATACATTATGGCTAGTTCTTGGCCTTATAGCTTTAAGCTTCATTTTTGTTGAGCAAGAAAAATATGATTCTTTAATATCAAATTTCAAACTTGTCCTCTATTTAGGTTTTTTAGCGGTCTTTACTATTGTTGCAGCTACTTCAACCAATTTGTGGTTTAAAAAAAGTATCAATAAAAAAATACAAAACAAATACGATCCTACCAGTTTTAAATTTCTAAGGTATGTGGCTGTATTTACTATCTATTTTACTGGAATTTTATTTGGATTACTCGCATTTCCCTCACTTCGTGGTGTTGCCCAAACCGCACTTGGAGGCGCAGGGGTTGTTGCAATCGTGATTGGTGTAGCTTCCCAAGAGGCTTTGGCAAACCTGGTTGGGGGCGTTTTTATAATTTCCTTTAAACCGTTTAGAGTAGGTGATCTTATAAAAGTCACGGACACCATGGTGGGCACCGTAACCGATATCACTTTGCGCCATACCGTAATTCGTAACTTTGAAAACAAGATGATCGTAATCCCGAATTCGATCATCAATAAAGAAAAACTGATCAATTATGATCTTGGCGAACTCAAATGTTGTGAGCGTATAGAAATTGGAATTTCCTACGACAGTGATATTGATTTAGCAAAAAAAATTATGCAAGAAGAATGTGAAAATCATCCGCTCATTTATGACAATAGATCTGCACTGGATAAAAAAGATGATCACCCAATTGTTAAAACCGCCGTCCTTTCCTTAAATGATTTTTCCATAACTATACGCGCCTGGGCTTGGGGAAAAACTTTTGATGACTGTTTTGAACTTAAAATTTCGGTATTAGAAAGTATCAAAAAACGATTTGATAAAGAAGGTATTGAAATACCGTTTCCTTACCGAACCATCGTAATGAAAGATAAGAAAGAAATTAATGGGACAAGGAAAAATTAA
- a CDS encoding alpha/beta hydrolase, producing MQSQINVEGYNSETITVDGLRTHYLDFGGEGLNVILIHSEAWDAYTYKNFGPLLTDNNRVLAITRPGYGKSEKGAYDVKKQGDHIIKFANSLNIKRAVFIGNASASAELTYLAENYPQKVAGVVYLNGLSVPWLEEYYTDPFKSSEMFLRSSPSSNPETSFIDISRARKNYRPNHYKSDSIKINVPALAIVNKNGRQGSEKGLGILVFVGSSFMEEVRNEIPPSPTKDFLNRIADDPQFRGELINNIQDSVARQYYLKLASDTIMQRKVYMYHTQSTYPAMLEAQEKLKNAFGENLQLEKINVNQIVGYEYRDSPELIIEPIKEFLKQINSN from the coding sequence ATGCAATCTCAAATAAATGTTGAGGGATATAATAGTGAAACAATTACTGTTGATGGATTACGAACACATTATCTAGATTTCGGAGGTGAAGGTTTAAATGTGATATTAATACATTCGGAGGCTTGGGATGCATATACATATAAGAATTTCGGTCCTCTCTTGACTGATAATAACAGAGTTTTAGCCATAACTAGACCTGGATATGGTAAATCTGAGAAAGGAGCTTATGATGTTAAAAAACAAGGCGATCATATAATCAAATTCGCAAATTCGTTAAATATAAAAAGAGCTGTATTCATAGGTAATGCTTCAGCTTCAGCAGAATTAACTTATCTAGCGGAGAATTATCCTCAAAAAGTTGCAGGGGTTGTTTATTTAAATGGATTATCAGTGCCTTGGTTAGAAGAATATTATACGGATCCGTTCAAGAGTTCTGAAATGTTCCTGCGATCAAGTCCTAGTTCCAATCCAGAAACTAGTTTTATCGACATTAGCAGAGCTAGGAAAAACTATCGCCCTAACCATTATAAATCTGATTCGATAAAAATTAATGTTCCTGCTTTAGCCATTGTAAATAAAAATGGTCGACAAGGATCTGAAAAAGGACTTGGTATTCTAGTATTTGTCGGTTCATCTTTTATGGAAGAAGTCCGTAACGAGATTCCGCCTTCACCAACAAAGGATTTTTTAAACAGAATTGCCGATGACCCTCAATTTAGAGGTGAGTTAATTAATAATATTCAGGATTCTGTTGCACGTCAATATTATCTTAAACTGGCCAGCGACACAATAATGCAAAGAAAAGTGTATATGTATCATACTCAATCAACCTATCCTGCAATGCTTGAAGCACAAGAAAAATTGAAAAATGCATTTGGTGAAAATTTACAACTTGAAAAAATTAATGTAAATCAGATTGTAGGATATGAATACAGAGATTCTCCAGAACTCATTATTGAGCCAATAAAAGAATTCCTAAAACAAATAAATTCGAACTAA
- a CDS encoding glucose 1-dehydrogenase has translation MNTSKLFDLQGKTAILTGGANGIGKASCRILAAYGANVVVSDYNLEDAKKTAKEINDEGGKAIAIDCDVTKDDALVSLVEKTIDKFSGIHILVNNVGGGGAGKESPFEMNVEQFKKVYEMNVFSMWRLCQLVAPHMKIAGYGGIINMSSMASINKSPAISAYASSKAAINHMTRNLAFDYGPAEIRINAIGPGAVKTHALSTVLTPEIERKMLEHTPIKRLGEPEDIAGAVLYFAAPISSWTSGQVIFVNGGGVQTLD, from the coding sequence ATGAATACCTCAAAATTATTTGACTTGCAAGGTAAAACTGCCATTTTAACCGGTGGTGCAAACGGAATTGGCAAAGCCAGTTGTAGAATACTCGCCGCATACGGTGCTAACGTTGTGGTTTCAGATTATAACCTGGAAGACGCTAAAAAAACTGCCAAAGAAATTAATGATGAAGGTGGAAAAGCCATCGCCATAGATTGCGATGTGACTAAAGATGATGCACTGGTGAGTTTGGTCGAAAAAACGATCGACAAATTCAGTGGGATTCACATTCTGGTAAATAACGTAGGTGGCGGCGGTGCCGGAAAAGAAAGTCCGTTTGAAATGAATGTGGAGCAATTCAAAAAAGTGTACGAAATGAACGTTTTTAGTATGTGGCGATTATGCCAATTGGTGGCACCACATATGAAAATTGCCGGTTATGGTGGCATTATTAACATGTCCTCCATGGCTTCTATCAATAAGAGTCCGGCGATTAGTGCTTACGCTTCTTCCAAAGCCGCAATTAACCACATGACACGTAACCTCGCCTTCGATTATGGCCCGGCTGAAATTCGTATCAACGCCATTGGACCCGGAGCAGTAAAGACCCACGCTCTTAGTACGGTGCTCACCCCAGAAATTGAAAGGAAAATGTTGGAGCATACACCTATTAAACGATTAGGCGAACCCGAAGATATTGCCGGAGCGGTATTATATTTTGCCGCGCCCATTTCCAGCTGGACCAGCGGACAAGTGATTTTTGTTAATGGTGGCGGCGTGCAGACTTTAGATTGA
- a CDS encoding IS110 family transposase, producing the protein MDKFKHFYGVDISKSFFDVVDQNGRHDQFSNDVKGFKGLLKLIKNDSLVVMEATGYYHYRLAQYLYEKGITVSVVNPLSVKRFIQMKLSKIKTDKSDAKAICEYAQATKVPLYTARNAMQAECLQLLSLQDLYLKQRTAVKNKIHGEKALGTPSKTVSRSLVRMLKQLEKELDQIETKLEFLVRQTQEDQLEQLTSIPGMGKKTAMLLIVLTDGFTSFENARQLCCFTGITPTIRQSGTSVRGRSRISKVGNRKLRNLLFMCSFTACKTNKACREIYERIVEKGKSKKLALIAVCNKLLKQAFAIAKSGTSYQENYISKLA; encoded by the coding sequence ATGGATAAATTTAAACATTTTTACGGAGTAGACATTAGTAAATCATTCTTTGATGTGGTTGATCAAAATGGAAGGCATGACCAGTTCTCTAATGATGTAAAAGGCTTTAAAGGCTTGCTGAAGTTAATTAAGAATGACAGCCTGGTAGTTATGGAAGCTACTGGTTATTATCATTACAGATTAGCCCAGTATTTATATGAGAAAGGTATAACGGTATCGGTTGTGAATCCACTTTCGGTGAAGCGTTTTATTCAGATGAAACTCTCCAAGATCAAGACCGATAAAAGTGATGCCAAAGCGATCTGTGAATATGCACAGGCTACAAAAGTTCCTTTGTACACAGCCAGAAACGCCATGCAGGCAGAGTGTTTGCAGCTACTAAGTCTTCAGGATCTTTATTTGAAACAACGCACTGCGGTGAAGAATAAGATACACGGAGAGAAAGCTCTCGGTACACCTTCAAAGACTGTTAGTAGATCACTCGTCCGAATGCTAAAGCAATTAGAGAAGGAATTAGATCAGATTGAAACCAAGCTGGAATTCTTAGTCAGGCAAACCCAGGAAGATCAACTGGAGCAATTAACTAGTATTCCAGGGATGGGTAAGAAGACAGCGATGTTGTTAATTGTGCTTACAGACGGATTTACCAGTTTTGAGAATGCCAGGCAGCTTTGCTGTTTTACCGGGATCACCCCAACGATCAGGCAATCCGGAACCAGTGTAAGAGGACGCAGTCGAATTAGTAAAGTAGGCAATCGAAAGCTTCGGAATTTACTATTCATGTGTAGTTTCACTGCTTGCAAAACTAATAAAGCTTGCAGGGAAATTTATGAACGAATAGTTGAGAAGGGTAAGAGTAAGAAACTGGCACTTATAGCTGTGTGCAATAAGCTCCTGAAACAGGCATTTGCCATAGCTAAATCAGGAACTTCTTACCAGGAAAATTATATATCGAAATTAGCTTAG
- a CDS encoding cyclic-phosphate processing receiver domain-containing protein, protein MMSSEFWNLLSTKSLKQIPKPEEGNIKLLSGNKETITLLWLDDRINPLERRMDWLAYSPIGRNVNVVWVKNYVDFKNWIQNNGLPGAICFDYDLGEKTPTGYDCAKWLVDYCQKNHLPPPPWASQSTNPEGKANINRLLKNYLNSF, encoded by the coding sequence ATGATGTCATCTGAATTCTGGAATCTTTTAAGCACAAAAAGTTTAAAGCAAATTCCTAAACCAGAAGAAGGAAATATAAAACTACTATCAGGAAATAAAGAGACGATCACACTTTTGTGGTTAGATGATAGAATTAACCCTCTGGAACGAAGAATGGATTGGTTGGCTTACAGTCCTATTGGCAGAAATGTAAATGTGGTATGGGTGAAAAATTATGTTGATTTTAAAAACTGGATTCAGAATAATGGACTGCCCGGTGCCATATGTTTTGATTATGATTTAGGAGAAAAAACACCAACGGGATATGATTGTGCGAAATGGCTCGTAGACTATTGTCAGAAGAATCATTTACCTCCCCCACCATGGGCATCTCAAAGTACTAATCCTGAAGGAAAGGCTAATATTAATAGACTCCTTAAGAATTATTTAAATAGCTTTTAA
- a CDS encoding GNAT family N-acetyltransferase has protein sequence MARIEREANGKKGRFIIYADNEYAGEMTFTWAGKKKFIIDHTGVEDKFGGKGMAKQLVMEGVEYARKNDLKIIPLCPYAKSRFNKDESIKDVLA, from the coding sequence ATGGCAAGAATAGAGCGCGAAGCCAATGGTAAAAAAGGTCGATTTATCATTTATGCAGATAATGAATATGCAGGCGAAATGACCTTTACCTGGGCAGGAAAGAAGAAGTTTATCATTGACCATACCGGCGTGGAAGACAAGTTTGGCGGGAAAGGCATGGCAAAACAACTAGTTATGGAAGGTGTGGAATATGCCCGAAAAAATGACTTGAAAATCATTCCGCTATGTCCGTATGCAAAAAGTAGGTTTAATAAAGATGAAAGCATAAAAGACGTATTGGCATAA
- a CDS encoding GreA/GreB family elongation factor, whose translation MKYGELIIEKKEYDFLKQIMSLAKYYKDTSYKASIYKLNEELKDARIVTNKKMPADVIRLNSIVTIETLNEVEKTYQIVTPEKGDIRKDKISVLAPMGLALFGYAKGDHITWTFPLGESHIKIKDVKQIEPELMKMNHDKKHSRTSH comes from the coding sequence ATGAAATACGGAGAATTGATTATAGAAAAGAAAGAATATGATTTTTTAAAACAAATCATGTCGCTGGCAAAATATTATAAGGACACTTCTTATAAAGCGTCAATATATAAACTTAATGAGGAACTAAAAGATGCAAGAATTGTAACTAATAAAAAGATGCCGGCAGATGTCATTAGGTTGAATTCAATTGTTACCATAGAAACACTTAATGAAGTAGAGAAGACATATCAAATCGTCACTCCAGAAAAAGGGGATATCAGAAAAGATAAAATTTCTGTATTGGCCCCTATGGGCTTGGCTCTCTTCGGTTATGCTAAGGGAGATCATATCACCTGGACATTTCCTCTGGGCGAGAGCCACATTAAGATTAAAGATGTAAAACAAATTGAACCTGAATTAATGAAAATGAATCATGATAAAAAACATTCAAGAACATCACACTAG
- a CDS encoding TMEM175 family protein, with protein MSAPDGYTFDALKLILLIFLTYVLSFIYLGIYWNNHHHLLQAVNKVNEKILWANLNLLVWLSLFPFETDWMGKNQFEENPTAI; from the coding sequence ATGAGCGCGCCAGACGGTTATACTTTTGATGCTTTAAAACTCATACTCCTCATTTTTCTTACCTATGTGTTAAGCTTTATATATCTCGGAATTTATTGGAATAATCATCATCATTTACTGCAAGCCGTAAATAAGGTAAATGAAAAAATTTTGTGGGCCAACCTGAATTTGCTGGTTTGGCTTTCACTTTTTCCGTTTGAAACAGATTGGATGGGGAAAAATCAATTCGAAGAAAACCCGACGGCAATCTAA
- a CDS encoding FMN-binding glutamate synthase family protein, protein MQYFVETGTEGRPLNRILRSLVYRRAKGENDTEPFGTLMDIYHSGYEWMEHSMYAKNNPKNIGEFPRLKIGGKDCKQTYFSSLLNISAMSFGSSSKNAVLAMNKGAKMGNFAQNTGEGGISDYHLEHGGDLIWQIGTGYFGCRKEDGSFNEETFRENALRPQVKMIEIKLSQGAKPGHGGILPAVKNTEEIARIRHIKPGIAVHSPPSHSVFSDPIQFMHFIKKLRNLSEGKPIGFKLCLGRKQEFMDFCEAMLFTNIKPDFITVDGGEGGTGAAPVEFSNSMGMPLLEGLIFVHDSLVGFGLRKEIKVIVAGKIITGFHMARAIALGADGCNSARAMMLSVGCIQALQCNNNTCPVGVTTQNKALVKGLVVDDKAPRVKRYHEATIHSFLELIAAAGLNGPEELNRSHISKRVGMYNVQTYDEIYPYTEKDVWLI, encoded by the coding sequence ATGCAGTATTTTGTTGAAACCGGCACTGAGGGAAGACCACTCAATCGTATTTTGCGTTCATTGGTATATAGGAGGGCAAAAGGGGAGAATGATACGGAGCCATTTGGTACTCTAATGGACATTTATCATTCTGGATATGAATGGATGGAACATTCTATGTATGCAAAAAATAATCCTAAGAATATTGGTGAATTTCCAAGGTTAAAAATTGGAGGTAAAGATTGTAAACAAACGTATTTCTCAAGTTTATTAAATATTTCGGCGATGAGTTTTGGTTCTTCAAGTAAGAATGCAGTTTTGGCAATGAATAAAGGAGCTAAAATGGGCAATTTTGCCCAAAATACCGGTGAAGGTGGTATTAGTGACTATCATTTAGAACACGGTGGGGACCTTATATGGCAAATTGGGACTGGATATTTTGGTTGCCGAAAAGAAGATGGAAGTTTCAATGAGGAAACCTTCAGGGAAAATGCCCTTAGGCCTCAGGTGAAAATGATAGAAATAAAATTGTCTCAAGGAGCCAAGCCTGGTCATGGAGGTATATTACCAGCTGTGAAAAATACAGAAGAAATTGCGAGAATAAGACACATTAAACCTGGAATTGCGGTACATTCTCCTCCATCTCACTCTGTTTTTTCCGATCCTATTCAGTTTATGCATTTTATTAAAAAGCTGCGGAACCTTTCAGAGGGAAAACCTATAGGTTTTAAACTGTGTTTGGGGCGTAAACAAGAATTTATGGACTTCTGTGAAGCAATGCTGTTTACGAATATAAAACCTGATTTCATTACTGTAGATGGGGGAGAAGGTGGTACTGGTGCTGCACCTGTAGAATTTTCAAACTCTATGGGAATGCCCCTGCTCGAAGGTCTCATTTTTGTACACGATAGCCTGGTGGGTTTTGGATTAAGAAAAGAAATTAAAGTGATAGTGGCCGGAAAAATTATAACAGGATTTCATATGGCCAGAGCTATTGCACTGGGTGCAGATGGGTGTAATAGCGCTCGTGCAATGATGCTTTCTGTAGGTTGTATTCAGGCTTTACAATGTAACAATAATACCTGTCCCGTGGGGGTGACCACTCAAAATAAGGCCTTAGTTAAGGGATTGGTGGTAGATGATAAAGCGCCAAGGGTTAAAAGATATCATGAAGCTACAATTCATAGCTTTTTAGAATTAATTGCGGCAGCGGGGCTCAATGGTCCGGAAGAATTAAATCGTAGCCATATTAGCAAAAGGGTAGGGATGTATAATGTACAGACCTATGACGAAATATACCCCTATACAGAGAAAGATGTCTGGTTAATATAG